One Euphorbia lathyris chromosome 1, ddEupLath1.1, whole genome shotgun sequence DNA segment encodes these proteins:
- the LOC136219092 gene encoding uncharacterized protein — protein MSNEPKKDNVNDVDSKEWQQAIVGEMKRLGAIVADLYSEEKKVKLVVSELTEYAAVWWDQLKRTRKRDGDEPIRTWGELKKVMKKRFVPAHYYKELLKELQSMSQGNQSVEDYHKQLEMALIRADIQEDEEATMVRFLMGMKREIRNPLELQTYFHMDEMLHKAIKIERQLQEVEKGRSKFKGTTSTPWKSDPRGNFKTKSEFSSKSDQTPQVDSKAFGKLQIGGTTPKYKTTEKPTRTREIVCFKCQGRGHYARECSNQKAMVMKHGELISESESEHESDDMPTLEDCSDIEEVDSKGGHGVNLVTRRTLKMGVSGDIEQREHIFHAHCNILGKTCLLIIDGGSCCNVVSNVLASRLGISTIPHPNPYRLQWLNDSNELKVTKQVLLNFSIGSFSDEVLCDVVPMQACHVLLGRPWQFDRSEFKDLFPEEMPNKLPPIRGIEHQIDFVPGAQIPNRPAYRSNPEETKELQRQVEELMAKGLIRESMSPCAVPVILVPKKDGTWRMCIDSQGVSVDIEKVKAIQEWPTPNSVTEVRSFHGLASFYRRFVKNFSTIAAPLTEVIKKNVGFKWGKAQEDAFEMLKARLTSAPVLALPNFDKSFEIECDASGVGIGAVLMQEGRPIAFFSEKLSGATLNYPTYDKELYALVRALQMWQHYLWPKEFVIHTDHESLKHLKGQQKLNRRHAKWVEFIETFPYVIKYKQGKENVVADALSRRHEGYLFRDNRLCMPKCSHREFLVREAHGGGLMGHFGVAKTLDMISEHFFWPHMKRDVERICASCINCKKAKSRVMPHGLYTPLPVPNEPWTAISMDFVMALPRSKRGNDSIFVVVDRFSKMAHFIPCHKTDDAINIANLFFREVVRLHGMPKSIVSDRDPKFLSYFWKTLWNKLGTKLLFSTSCHPQTDGQTEVVNRTLGQLLRAVIQKNLKSWEECLPFIEFAYNRAIHSSTNFSPFEIVYGFNPLTPLDLIPLPVVWLHMRKERFPAQRKSKLHPRGDGPFQVVARIGDNAYKLDLPGDEDLRTNPFQERGNDVISKAQEHGTKELGRNRIAKRCKKEESLLVFPFWKNKEDKKIICQTEILSTKAFYKYKHNQLDPSFAQGHSGLCAILRSSFIFLSKWYVSEAVHHLTITPTTPNFCSRESSPSITRATIKWF, from the exons atgTCTAACGAACCTAAAAAGGACAACGTTAACGATGTTGATTCTAAAGAATGGCAACAAGCTATTGTAGGTGAGATGAAGAGGTTAGGGGCTATTGTGGCTGATttg tattccgaggagaagaaggtgaaacttgtagtatccgaactaactgaatatgcggctgtttggtgggaccaattaaagcgcacaagaaaaagagatggtgatgaacccataagaacatggggtgaattgaagaaggtcatgaaaaagagatttgtgccggctcactattataaggagttgttgaaagaactccaatccatgtctcaaggtaaccaatctgttgaagattatcacaaacaattggagatggcactaatccgagctgatatacaagaagatgaggaagctaccatggttagatttctcatgggaatgaagagggagattcgcaaccctcttgagctacaaacttatttccacatggacgagatgctccataaagcgataaaaattgagagacaacttcaagaggttgagaaagggagatcaaagttcaaaggcactacttccactccatggaagtcagatccaagaggtaatttcaaaactaaatctGAATTTAGCTCTAAAAGTGACCAAACGCCTCAGGTTGATTCAAAAGCATTTGGGAAGTTGCAAATTGGTGGAACTACTCCAAAATACAAAACTACTGAAAAACCCACAAGAACTCGTGAAATTGTGTGTTTTAAGTGCCAAGGGAGAGGGCACTATGCAAGAGAGTGTTCGAATCAAAAGGCGATGGTTATGAAGCATGGTGAGTTAATATCCGAAAGTGAGTCCGAACATGAATCAGATGATATGCCCACCTTAGAAGATTGTAGTGATATAGAAGAGGTGGATAGTAAAGGAGGACATGGAGTTAACTTAGTCACTCGTAGAACATTGAAGATGGGAGTGAGTGGTGACATTGAGCAACGAGAGCACATCTTTCATGCTCATTGCAACATACTTGGAAAAACATGCTTACTAATTATTGATGGAGGAAGTTGTTGCAACGTGGTAAGCAATGTGTTAGCAAGCCGATTAGGGATATCAACAATTCCACATCCCAATCCTTATCGGTTACAATGGTTGAATGATAGTAACGAACTCAAAGTTACTAAACAGgtgcttctgaacttttctattggttctttttctgatgaggtattatgtgatgtagtacctatgcaagcatgtcatgtgttattggggaggccttggcaattcgatcgatca GAATTCAAGGATTTATTCCCCGAAGAGATGCCTAATAAGTTACCCCCGATTCGAGGAATTGAGCATCAAATTGACTTTGTTCCCGGAGCACAAATTCCAAATCGACCAGCCTATAGAAGTAACCCTGAGGAGACAAAAGAACTACAAAGGCAAGTCGAGGAACTAATGGCAAAAGGGTTGATTCGTGAATCTATGAGTCCGTGTGCTGTACCAGTCATCCTAGTACCAAAGAAAGATGGAACTTGGCGGATGTGCATCGATT CACAAGGAGTTTCTGTTGATATTGAAAAGGTGAAAGCCATTCAAGAGTGGCCAACGCCAAATTCAGTTACCGAGGTGAGGAGCTTTCATGGCTTGGCGAGTTTCTATAGGAGGTTTGTGAAGAACTTCAGTACCATTGCCGCACCACTAACCGaggtaataaaaaagaatgttgGCTTTAAGTGGGGCAAAGCACAAGAGGATGCTTTTGAGATGCTTAAGGCAAGACTAACTTCTGCCCCCGTTTTAGCACTTCCAAACTTTGATAAATCGTTTGAAATTGAGTGTGATGCGTCGGGAGTAGGGATTGGTGCTGTTTTAATGCAAGAGGGTCGACCTATAGCCTTCTTTAGTGAAAAACTTAGTGGTGCAACCTTAAACTATCCCACTTATGATAAAGAACTCTATGCATTAGTTAGGGCTTTGCAAATGTGGCAACATTATTTATGGCCTAAAGAGTTTGTGATCCACACCGATCATGAATCCTTGAAACATCTTAAGGGTCAACAAAAATTGAACCGAAGACATGCCAAGTGGGTGgaatttatagagacgtttccttatgtgattaagtataagcaagggaaggaaaacgtagttgctgatgcattaagtagg agACATGAGGGCTACTTATTTAGAGATAATCGATTATGCATGCCTAAATGTTCACATAGAGAATTTCTTGTGAGGGAAGCCCACGGTGGAGGCTTGATGGGGCATTTTGGGGTTGCTAAGACTTTGGACATGATTTCTGAACATTTCTTTTGGCCTCATATGAAACGTGATGTGGAAAGAATATGTGCTAGTTGTATTAATTGTAAGAAAGCTAAGTCTAGAGTTATGCCTCATGGTTTATACACTCCATTACCTGTGCCGAATGAACCTTGGACTGCtatatccatggattttgtgatggctTTACCTAGGTCTAAGAGAGGTAATGATTCCATATTTGTGGTTGTAGATCGCTTTTCTAAGATGGCACATTTCATACCATGCCATAAAACTGATGATGCTATTAATATTGCTAACTTGTTCTTTAGAGAGGTTGTTCGTCTGCATGGGATGCCAAAGAGTATAGTTAGTGATAGAGATCCTAAGTTTTTAAGCTATTTTTGGAAGACTTTGTGGAATAAATTGGGGACTAAACTGTTGTTTTCTACTTCTTGTCACCCTCAAACTGATGGTCAAACCGAAGTAGTAAATAGAACTTTAGGACAACTTCTTAGGGCAGTTATTCAAAAGAATCTTAAGTCATGGGAAGAATGCCTACCATTTATTGAGTTCGCTTATAATAGGGCTATACATTCATCTACTAACTTCTCaccatttgaaattgtttatggttttaatcctttgacaccattagacttgatccctttgcctgt GGTGTGGTTGCATATGCGCAAGGAAAGGTTCCCCGCTCAGAGAAAATCAAAGCTACATCCTAGAGGCGATGGTCCATTTCAAGTAGTCGCACGAATTGGGGATAATGCCTACAAGCTCGACTTGCCAG GAGATGAAGATTTGAGGACAAATCCTTTTCAAGAGAGAGGgaatgatgtgatatcaaaagcacaagagcatggaacaaaggagcttgga AGAAATCGAATAGCAAAAAGATGCAAGAAAGAAGAAAGTCTTTTGGTTTTCCCTTTTTGGAAGAATAAAGAAGATAAGAAGATCATTTGTCAAACTGAAATACTAAGTACAAAAGCCTTCTACAAATATAAACACAATCAGCTTGACCCTTCATTTGCCCAAGGGCATTCTGGTCTTTGCGCAATTCTCAGGAGCAGTTTCATATTTCTATCTAAATGGTATGTTTCAGAAGCAGTCCATCATCTTACAATAACTCCAACCACACCTAATTTCTGCTCAAGAGAATCATCACCATCCATCACAAGGGCTACGATCAAATGGTTCTGA